From Sediminibacterium sp. TEGAF015, a single genomic window includes:
- a CDS encoding dihydroneopterin aldolase, whose amino-acid sequence MPKASVLLKDLRFFAFHGLYEGEKILGNDFLVNLEIGYTPEHFPARDIKDTIDYAAVYQLVKNRMNIPTPLLETLVADIAQEILAQFSLSNYVIITIEKMRPPVPQFTGSLGVSLTLNRENL is encoded by the coding sequence ATGCCGAAAGCGAGCGTTCTTTTGAAAGACCTGCGTTTTTTTGCTTTTCATGGACTCTATGAAGGGGAAAAAATATTAGGTAATGATTTTCTTGTCAATCTGGAAATTGGATATACACCCGAACATTTTCCTGCCAGGGATATTAAAGATACCATCGATTATGCTGCTGTTTATCAACTAGTGAAAAACAGGATGAACATACCGACTCCTTTGCTGGAAACTTTAGTGGCTGATATAGCCCAAGAAATTTTGGCACAGTTTTCTCTATCCAATTATGTTATCATCACCATTGAAAAAATGCGCCCACCTGTACCTCAGTTTACCGGAAGTTTAGGTGTGTCTTTAACATTGAACAGAGAAAATTTATGA
- a CDS encoding tetratricopeptide repeat protein, producing the protein MRTKLLLLTGLLISISHWASSQDIVLLTKEAENFERQLKEPEALAKYKQILLQEPANIKYLVRATELEIAIGNREKDANNKRLYFESALSYAERALKADSNSADAHYAMASASGKMTDLDIENKKIVAYVKAVKDHADKALVVQPNHARANYTLGKWHYEMVTLSGIKKAAVKLFYGGLPNGDLDKAILYMEKCRALEPYFVTNQLDLAKAYKENRQPAKAIEILERLVKMPNRSFNDIALKAEGAKLLASLQ; encoded by the coding sequence ATGAGAACAAAGTTGTTATTGTTGACTGGTTTGCTGATAAGTATTTCCCATTGGGCTTCTTCTCAGGATATTGTTTTACTGACCAAAGAAGCAGAGAATTTTGAACGTCAATTGAAAGAGCCTGAAGCATTGGCAAAATATAAGCAGATTCTTTTACAAGAGCCTGCTAATATTAAATACCTTGTAAGAGCAACAGAACTGGAAATTGCCATCGGTAACAGAGAAAAAGATGCAAATAACAAACGGCTTTATTTTGAGTCTGCCCTTTCTTATGCAGAAAGAGCACTAAAGGCCGATTCCAATAGTGCAGATGCTCATTATGCAATGGCATCAGCATCTGGTAAGATGACAGACCTGGATATTGAAAATAAGAAAATAGTGGCGTATGTAAAAGCTGTGAAAGACCATGCAGACAAAGCGCTGGTTGTTCAACCCAATCATGCAAGAGCCAATTATACGCTAGGAAAATGGCATTATGAAATGGTTACACTTTCAGGAATAAAGAAGGCTGCTGTTAAATTATTTTACGGGGGCTTGCCCAATGGTGATCTGGATAAAGCCATTTTATATATGGAAAAATGCCGTGCCCTGGAGCCTTATTTTGTTACCAACCAGTTGGATCTTGCCAAAGCTTATAAAGAGAACCGACAGCCTGCTAAAGCCATTGAAATATTGGAGCGCTTGGTTAAAATGCCTAATCGTAGTTTCAATGATATTGCGCTTAAGGCAGAGGGCGCCAAATTATTAGCATCATTACAATAA
- a CDS encoding DUF2490 domain-containing protein, whose amino-acid sequence MVSLSIKSIKALILIGAFLQIGLYTQAQTPGTGTWNVLTGRYNIDKRWHVFVELQLRSQQTYHHFNYHEVKGGIGYNFLPTLTGLIGTGRYVTYPVDQDFGKPVLQTEQRVWQQVIYNQKIHSIRIEHRLRAEQRYTSAGYRNRFRYRLNVIVPINKKQIGDNTLFMSASNEFHFNNDGVFYEQNRLYWGLGYQLNKSWSVQSGWMYRSDYFKNNRSQYKNFIQASIQYTLNSKKSSAPRVVGSVD is encoded by the coding sequence ATGGTTTCATTATCTATAAAATCAATAAAAGCCCTGATACTCATCGGGGCTTTTTTACAAATAGGCTTGTATACACAAGCACAAACGCCAGGTACCGGAACATGGAATGTATTAACCGGCAGATACAATATTGATAAACGTTGGCATGTTTTTGTAGAACTCCAGTTAAGATCACAACAAACCTATCACCACTTTAATTATCATGAAGTAAAGGGAGGTATTGGTTATAATTTCTTGCCTACGCTTACTGGATTAATTGGTACCGGTAGGTACGTTACGTATCCTGTTGATCAAGACTTTGGCAAGCCGGTTTTACAAACAGAACAACGTGTATGGCAACAAGTCATTTATAATCAAAAAATCCATTCAATAAGAATTGAACACAGACTAAGAGCCGAACAGCGCTATACGTCTGCAGGATATCGGAATCGTTTTCGTTACAGACTTAATGTTATCGTTCCAATAAATAAAAAACAAATTGGAGACAACACTTTATTTATGTCGGCCTCCAATGAATTTCATTTTAATAATGATGGTGTTTTTTACGAGCAAAACAGATTATACTGGGGACTGGGCTATCAATTAAATAAAAGCTGGAGTGTGCAGTCTGGCTGGATGTACAGAAGTGATTATTTCAAGAATAACAGATCACAATACAAAAACTTTATTCAGGCAAGCATTCAATACACCCTAAATTCCAAAAAAAGCAGCGCTCCTCGTGTAGTTGGGTCTGTTGATTAA
- a CDS encoding dihydrolipoamide acetyltransferase family protein: MAIAELVMPKLGESIMEATILKWHKKVGDHVTLDETVLDIATDKVDSEVPSTVEGVITEILYNVNDVVPIGTVIVRVETGTAQAAAPATPVAEPVPVAPVVPEPAPVVVPTPQPIAAPAPQPVAPPPPVQAPPPVTEVPYTPSAPMVELLSKPASNRFYSPLVLNIANSEGISLSELERIPGTGSDGRVSKKDILQYISDKKAGRVPAYQAAAPVYQQASPAPVQMAAPVTAPAPVAPAPVATAPIPEPVSTPAPTTVAPSVIETPAYQEPIVPVIPAPQPAPQSVAAVQPAPQPVVAQPAAQEPIKPASRFPEQQAAVYSAPVPPAPQAVYATASNKVSDPSGVQVTGATEIVEMDRMRKLIAKHMVDSKHTSPHVTSFAEADVTNMVLWRNKVKNEFEQREGTKLTFTPMFVECIANVIKRFPYINCSLDGDKIIVKKDINIGMATALPTGNLIVPVIKGADQMNIVGLSKAVNGLADAARNAKLKPEDTTGGTFTLTNVGTFGSLMGTPIINQPQVAILAVGAIKKRPMVMEGPDGDTIAIRHMMYLSLSYDHRIVDGSIGASFLTEVAKEFEKWDINKRWFHYL, translated from the coding sequence ATGGCAATAGCTGAATTGGTGATGCCCAAATTGGGCGAAAGCATTATGGAAGCGACGATTCTTAAATGGCATAAGAAAGTTGGCGACCATGTTACATTAGATGAAACCGTATTGGATATTGCTACTGATAAGGTAGATAGTGAAGTACCCTCTACAGTTGAAGGCGTTATCACAGAAATTTTATACAACGTAAACGATGTAGTTCCGATAGGAACAGTTATTGTTCGTGTTGAAACTGGCACTGCGCAGGCTGCTGCTCCTGCAACACCCGTTGCGGAACCAGTACCGGTTGCACCTGTGGTTCCTGAACCAGCTCCAGTAGTAGTTCCTACACCACAGCCAATTGCAGCTCCGGCACCGCAACCTGTGGCACCACCGCCTCCTGTTCAAGCTCCACCACCAGTAACAGAAGTGCCTTACACACCTTCTGCTCCTATGGTTGAATTATTAAGCAAGCCCGCTTCTAACCGTTTCTATTCACCGCTGGTTTTAAATATTGCCAATAGTGAAGGAATCAGTTTGAGTGAATTGGAACGTATCCCCGGAACGGGCAGCGACGGACGTGTTTCTAAAAAAGACATTTTACAATATATATCCGATAAAAAAGCGGGAAGAGTTCCTGCATATCAGGCAGCAGCACCTGTTTACCAACAAGCTTCACCTGCTCCAGTGCAAATGGCCGCACCTGTTACAGCGCCAGCTCCTGTTGCACCTGCTCCAGTTGCAACAGCTCCAATCCCGGAACCGGTATCAACACCGGCTCCCACTACTGTCGCGCCAAGTGTAATAGAAACTCCGGCATATCAGGAACCTATTGTTCCCGTTATTCCAGCTCCTCAACCAGCTCCTCAATCAGTTGCAGCAGTACAACCGGCTCCACAGCCAGTTGTTGCACAACCTGCCGCTCAGGAACCTATTAAACCTGCTTCCCGATTCCCTGAACAACAGGCAGCAGTGTATAGTGCACCCGTTCCTCCGGCACCACAAGCCGTATATGCAACTGCATCCAATAAAGTAAGTGATCCTTCAGGAGTACAAGTTACAGGTGCAACTGAAATTGTTGAAATGGACCGTATGCGCAAATTAATTGCAAAGCATATGGTAGACAGTAAGCATACCAGCCCACACGTAACCAGCTTTGCAGAAGCCGATGTTACCAATATGGTATTATGGAGAAACAAAGTGAAAAATGAATTTGAGCAAAGAGAGGGCACCAAGCTTACATTCACACCCATGTTCGTGGAGTGTATCGCAAACGTTATCAAGCGTTTCCCTTATATCAACTGTTCCTTGGACGGAGATAAAATAATTGTAAAGAAAGACATCAATATTGGAATGGCTACTGCGTTACCCACCGGCAATTTAATTGTGCCGGTAATTAAAGGTGCAGACCAAATGAATATTGTTGGGTTGAGCAAAGCTGTAAATGGATTGGCAGATGCCGCCAGAAATGCAAAACTTAAACCAGAAGATACCACAGGAGGCACTTTCACTTTAACGAATGTGGGAACTTTCGGAAGCTTGATGGGCACTCCTATTATCAACCAGCCGCAGGTAGCTATTTTGGCAGTAGGCGCCATTAAAAAGCGTCCGATGGTTATGGAAGGACCGGATGGTGATACCATTGCAATCAGACATATGATGTACTTATCACTTAGTTATGATCACCGTATTGTTGATGGTAGCATTGGTGCCAGCTTCCTAACTGAAGTTGCCAAAGAATTTGAGAAATGGGATATTAATAAGCGATGGTTTCATTATCTATAA
- a CDS encoding RsmD family RNA methyltransferase yields MRIISGKWGGRRINPPANMPHTRPTTDIAKEGLFNILQNRMSFEGIETLDLFGGTGCISYELASRGAEKLTIVEKDPMMHAFIGKNAAMLGVENLQLLKMDVFAFLQSCNKQFDFIFAGPPYALGTIDELPKIIVQQKMIRPGGFFVLEHTPRNAYEKFEGFSFVRNYGTTLFSFFVALE; encoded by the coding sequence ATGAGAATAATTTCCGGGAAATGGGGTGGGAGAAGAATCAATCCCCCGGCGAATATGCCACATACCAGACCCACTACCGACATTGCCAAAGAGGGACTTTTTAATATTTTACAAAACAGGATGAGTTTTGAGGGGATAGAAACCCTTGATTTATTTGGAGGTACTGGGTGTATCAGTTATGAATTAGCTTCACGAGGTGCGGAAAAATTGACAATTGTAGAAAAGGATCCTATGATGCATGCATTTATTGGAAAGAATGCTGCTATGTTGGGAGTTGAGAATCTACAATTGCTAAAAATGGATGTTTTTGCTTTTCTGCAATCCTGTAATAAACAGTTTGATTTTATTTTCGCTGGTCCTCCTTATGCTTTGGGGACAATAGATGAATTACCTAAAATTATTGTACAACAAAAAATGATTAGGCCCGGAGGCTTCTTTGTTCTGGAGCATACACCGCGAAATGCTTATGAAAAATTTGAAGGCTTTTCTTTTGTCCGTAATTACGGGACCACGCTTTTTTCCTTTTTTGTTGCCTTAGAGTAA
- a CDS encoding DUF3822 family protein has translation MARKKAGFYQSDPISGSAFQLIIELDEQEMRCMSKALDSGTIVAFEYFSLDKDQTEDWNDIFYEIKTISKLFNRTYKQVTCFFCTPESILVPEKFLTATSAEDYLNLVYGESSRMEVKYEKLIATRAFINTYRIKKSLAELLTRQFIIFQTSHVYTSLLNDVMERRKGENQFVKLQFYNGHFIIAIFKEGNIQLIQTFNYKIAEDALYYILRTAQQFNIDTSFAILELGGMIELHTELYQQLKKVYLNIEIDTIHASGVMQEVHKEYPAHYFAPFFKLAL, from the coding sequence ATGGCCAGGAAAAAAGCAGGATTTTATCAGAGTGACCCCATTAGCGGTTCCGCTTTTCAGCTCATCATAGAACTGGATGAACAGGAAATGCGATGCATGTCTAAGGCTTTGGATAGTGGAACAATCGTGGCATTTGAATACTTTAGTTTAGACAAAGACCAGACGGAGGACTGGAACGATATTTTCTATGAGATTAAGACCATCTCAAAATTATTCAACCGTACTTACAAACAAGTAACCTGTTTTTTCTGCACACCTGAATCTATACTGGTTCCTGAAAAATTTTTAACAGCGACTTCTGCAGAAGATTATCTTAACCTGGTTTATGGTGAAAGCAGCCGTATGGAAGTGAAATATGAGAAATTAATAGCTACGCGTGCTTTCATTAATACCTACCGAATTAAGAAGTCACTTGCTGAACTATTAACCAGACAGTTTATTATTTTTCAGACCTCTCATGTTTACACTTCATTGTTAAACGATGTAATGGAACGCAGAAAAGGAGAGAATCAGTTTGTTAAATTACAATTTTACAATGGGCATTTCATAATTGCCATTTTTAAAGAAGGAAATATTCAACTGATACAAACATTCAACTACAAAATTGCAGAAGATGCTTTGTATTATATCTTAAGAACTGCGCAACAATTTAATATTGATACGTCTTTTGCCATCCTTGAGTTGGGAGGTATGATTGAATTACACACTGAACTATACCAACAGCTTAAGAAAGTATACTTGAATATTGAAATTGATACAATCCATGCCAGTGGTGTTATGCAAGAAGTTCATAAAGAATATCCTGCGCATTATTTTGCTCCGTTTTTTAAACTCGCTTTATGA
- a CDS encoding competence/damage-inducible protein A has protein sequence MEKKYAGIITIGDELLIGQVIDTNSSWIAQQLNQVGIQVKKRLAVGDNRTDIWEALDSMMNETDLILITGGLGPTADDITKPLLCDYFGGKMVMHQETLEHVEHIFQHILKRPMIERNILQAQVPDVCTVLKNEKGTAPGMLFEKNNTRIIAMPGVPHEMKWIMLNHVLPNIPNWYSTGFIIHKTLLTAGIGESFLAEKIKDIEESLPEHIKLAYLPNYGMVRLRLSAWGIDKTTLEKDVDNYFNLLKIRTENDLVTDEDETMEQVIGRLLTSRKQTLVTAESCTGGYIAHLLSKHAGSSVFFKGSIVAYANIIKEELLQVPHNTLITVGAVSKETVTQMVKEVRIKMNADYSIAVSGIMGPGGATAEKPVGMVWIAVASKENVEVKEFHFRFDRERNIGLTAINALNMLRQMIVDNR, from the coding sequence ATGGAAAAAAAGTATGCTGGCATTATCACTATCGGCGATGAGTTGCTGATTGGACAAGTAATTGATACCAACAGTAGCTGGATTGCCCAGCAACTGAATCAAGTTGGAATTCAAGTGAAAAAAAGACTAGCTGTAGGTGATAATAGAACTGATATCTGGGAAGCGCTGGACAGCATGATGAATGAAACAGACCTGATTTTGATTACTGGAGGTCTGGGGCCTACAGCAGATGATATTACCAAGCCACTGTTATGCGATTATTTCGGTGGAAAAATGGTAATGCATCAGGAAACCTTGGAACATGTAGAACATATATTCCAGCATATTCTGAAGCGCCCAATGATTGAACGAAATATTTTACAGGCACAGGTACCCGATGTATGTACTGTACTAAAAAACGAAAAGGGAACAGCTCCGGGAATGTTGTTTGAGAAAAATAATACGAGAATAATTGCCATGCCGGGGGTACCCCACGAAATGAAATGGATTATGCTCAATCATGTGTTGCCCAATATTCCTAATTGGTACAGCACTGGTTTCATTATTCACAAAACATTGCTTACAGCAGGAATTGGTGAGTCTTTTTTGGCAGAGAAAATAAAAGACATTGAAGAAAGCCTGCCTGAACATATCAAATTGGCCTACTTACCCAATTATGGAATGGTCAGACTCAGGTTAAGTGCCTGGGGTATAGACAAAACTACTTTAGAAAAAGATGTAGATAACTACTTTAATCTACTGAAAATCAGAACGGAAAATGATTTAGTTACCGATGAGGACGAAACCATGGAACAGGTAATAGGTCGCTTGTTAACTTCCCGGAAACAAACTTTAGTAACTGCAGAAAGTTGTACAGGAGGTTATATTGCCCACTTGCTCAGCAAACATGCCGGCTCTTCTGTTTTCTTTAAAGGGTCAATTGTGGCCTATGCTAATATTATAAAAGAAGAACTCCTGCAAGTACCGCACAATACGTTGATTACCGTTGGAGCAGTTAGTAAAGAAACCGTTACCCAAATGGTTAAGGAAGTAAGGATAAAAATGAATGCTGATTATTCAATAGCAGTAAGTGGCATCATGGGACCTGGAGGAGCTACTGCGGAGAAGCCAGTTGGCATGGTTTGGATTGCAGTTGCTTCCAAAGAAAACGTAGAAGTAAAAGAATTCCATTTCAGATTTGACAGGGAAAGAAATATTGGGTTAACTGCCATCAATGCCCTGAACATGTTAAGACAAATGATTGTGGATAACAGGTGA
- the trxB gene encoding thioredoxin-disulfide reductase — MEQSAIEKVSVLIIGSGPAGYTAAIYAARANMKPVLYQGIQPGGQLTITTEVENYPGYPEGIQGPEMMVHFEKQASRMGADIRYGLATKVDFSGTPHKVWIDEEKEIHADAVIICTGASAKWLGLPSEERLNGYGVSACAVCDGFFFKGKDVAIVGAGDTAAEEALYLSKLCTKVHMIVRRDQMRASKIMQDRVLNAPNIQVHWNAETDEILGEKKVEAVRIKNNKENTTQEISVSAFFVAIGHQPNSAIFKDYIDMDETGYITTVPGTSKTNVPGVFAAGDVQDKNYRQAVTAAGSGCMAALDAERYLTSIGH, encoded by the coding sequence ATGGAACAATCAGCTATAGAAAAAGTATCGGTTTTAATTATTGGTTCCGGACCTGCGGGTTACACTGCCGCGATTTACGCAGCCAGAGCCAACATGAAACCTGTTTTATACCAGGGAATTCAGCCGGGTGGACAATTGACAATTACTACAGAAGTAGAAAATTATCCCGGATATCCTGAAGGTATTCAGGGACCTGAAATGATGGTTCATTTTGAAAAACAAGCCAGCAGAATGGGAGCAGATATTCGCTACGGATTGGCTACAAAAGTTGATTTCAGCGGAACTCCTCATAAAGTATGGATTGATGAGGAAAAGGAAATTCATGCTGATGCCGTAATTATTTGTACGGGAGCTTCAGCCAAGTGGCTGGGATTGCCAAGCGAAGAGCGTTTAAACGGTTACGGTGTAAGCGCATGTGCTGTTTGTGATGGGTTCTTCTTTAAAGGCAAAGATGTTGCTATAGTTGGTGCAGGAGATACTGCAGCTGAAGAAGCACTATATTTAAGCAAGCTTTGTACAAAAGTACATATGATTGTAAGGAGAGATCAGATGAGAGCAAGCAAGATTATGCAGGATCGTGTGTTGAACGCTCCGAATATTCAGGTTCACTGGAATGCGGAAACAGATGAAATTCTGGGAGAAAAGAAAGTAGAAGCAGTTAGAATAAAAAACAATAAGGAAAATACAACACAGGAAATTTCTGTTAGCGCTTTCTTTGTGGCTATTGGTCATCAGCCCAATAGTGCTATTTTCAAAGACTATATTGATATGGATGAAACCGGATATATAACTACTGTTCCCGGTACTTCCAAAACGAATGTGCCCGGTGTTTTTGCAGCTGGTGACGTACAAGATAAAAATTACCGTCAGGCAGTAACCGCTGCGGGTAGTGGATGTATGGCTGCATTAGATGCGGAAAGATATTTAACCTCTATAGGCCACTAA
- a CDS encoding MATE family efflux transporter has product MSNHSNLNLQVNTGNKAILRIALPISASIVVPQINFITNNIFLGGLGQKELGIAGITGVYYLMFAVIGNGLNNGLQALISRRAGENRIDEIGSLFWHGVRIAMFFAFFGILTTWFVAPMVLKWSLHDEEGINMAIHFLSIRIWGLPLLYIYQMRNALLVGINQSKLLVVGTATEAIVNIVFDYGLIYGKLGMPALGFNGAAYASIIAEAAGLLAVFLVIRFNGMSQKINLFKKVPFQFTYIKLILDQSYPLILQHVISIMSWEYFYILIEHHGARDLAVSNTMRNLFGFFGCFTWAFAATTNTMVSNVIGQGRKEEVIPLIYRILKWSMGFATIIFIFLNLFPRAFLSIYGQGEDFIEAGIPVLRVVSLAMILMSAATIYVNAVTGTGNSKMNLFTEITTIVFYLVYVYIVLEKMNLPITWGWASEWLYWSVMFIPSFWYISSNRWKKIKI; this is encoded by the coding sequence ATGAGCAATCATTCTAATTTAAATCTTCAGGTAAATACAGGGAATAAAGCCATTCTAAGGATTGCGCTTCCTATTTCTGCCTCTATTGTTGTTCCTCAGATCAACTTTATTACTAATAATATTTTTCTGGGTGGTCTTGGTCAAAAAGAATTGGGGATTGCGGGAATTACGGGTGTTTATTATCTGATGTTTGCTGTAATTGGCAACGGGCTAAATAACGGCTTGCAGGCATTGATTTCAAGAAGAGCTGGAGAAAACAGAATCGACGAAATTGGCAGTTTGTTCTGGCATGGGGTTAGGATAGCTATGTTCTTTGCGTTTTTTGGAATCCTGACAACCTGGTTTGTGGCCCCCATGGTATTGAAGTGGTCCCTGCATGATGAAGAGGGTATCAATATGGCCATTCATTTTTTATCCATACGAATCTGGGGTTTGCCGCTTTTATATATCTATCAAATGCGAAATGCCTTATTGGTTGGTATTAACCAAAGTAAGCTATTGGTAGTAGGAACCGCTACAGAAGCAATAGTAAATATTGTGTTTGATTATGGACTTATTTATGGAAAATTAGGGATGCCAGCCTTAGGATTCAATGGGGCTGCTTATGCTTCCATCATTGCTGAAGCTGCCGGTCTGTTGGCCGTTTTTCTGGTCATACGTTTTAATGGCATGAGCCAGAAAATAAACCTATTCAAAAAAGTGCCTTTTCAGTTTACTTATATAAAACTAATCCTTGACCAATCTTACCCCCTGATTTTACAACATGTAATCAGCATTATGAGCTGGGAGTATTTTTACATCCTCATAGAACACCATGGTGCCAGAGATCTGGCGGTTTCCAATACCATGCGAAATCTCTTCGGATTCTTTGGATGCTTTACCTGGGCATTTGCTGCAACAACAAATACGATGGTAAGTAATGTAATTGGACAGGGAAGAAAAGAGGAGGTAATTCCTTTGATATACCGGATACTAAAATGGAGCATGGGATTTGCAACCATCATATTTATTTTTCTGAACCTATTCCCTAGGGCATTTCTGAGTATTTATGGACAAGGAGAAGATTTTATTGAAGCAGGAATACCAGTATTAAGAGTAGTATCTCTTGCCATGATTTTAATGTCGGCGGCAACCATCTATGTTAATGCAGTCACCGGTACAGGAAATTCAAAAATGAATTTATTCACCGAAATTACAACGATTGTTTTCTATCTAGTGTATGTATACATAGTTCTGGAAAAAATGAACTTGCCCATCACATGGGGATGGGCAAGCGAATGGCTTTATTGGTCAGTAATGTTTATTCCATCCTTCTGGTATATTTCGAGTAACCGATGGAAAAAAATCAAGATCTAA
- a CDS encoding acyl-CoA-binding protein, with protein MDLQTIFTEAVANSKTLAEKPDNETLLKLYSLYKQATEGDNNEDGPANMFDFVAKFKHEAWAKLKGISKEDAMQQYVDLVNQLKG; from the coding sequence ATGGACTTACAAACAATTTTTACTGAAGCTGTAGCCAACAGCAAAACCTTGGCTGAAAAACCCGATAATGAAACTTTATTGAAGCTGTACTCCTTATATAAGCAGGCTACAGAAGGAGATAACAATGAAGATGGTCCAGCTAATATGTTTGATTTCGTTGCTAAGTTTAAACACGAAGCCTGGGCAAAATTAAAGGGCATATCCAAAGAAGATGCAATGCAACAGTACGTTGATTTGGTGAATCAATTGAAAGGATAG
- a CDS encoding acyl-CoA thioesterase, whose product MYEHITTVRVRYAETDQMNIVYYGNYAQYFEVGRAECIRALGFTYREMEEMGIRMPVVAMESRFLRPARYDDLISIKTILKILPEAHEICFEHEVYNENKKLLTTGKVTLYFINNVTNKRTGMPARLKETLTPYFLPQ is encoded by the coding sequence ATGTACGAACATATTACCACCGTTAGGGTTAGGTATGCAGAAACAGATCAGATGAATATTGTTTATTATGGTAATTATGCGCAGTATTTTGAAGTGGGCAGAGCCGAATGTATCAGAGCACTAGGATTTACTTACAGAGAAATGGAAGAAATGGGCATCCGTATGCCTGTTGTTGCCATGGAATCCAGATTTTTAAGACCTGCACGTTACGATGACTTAATTTCCATCAAAACCATTTTAAAAATCCTTCCTGAAGCACACGAGATTTGTTTTGAACACGAGGTATACAACGAAAATAAAAAGTTATTAACCACAGGAAAAGTTACACTCTATTTTATAAACAATGTTACCAATAAAAGAACTGGTATGCCTGCTAGATTAAAAGAGACACTTACCCCCTATTTTCTACCCCAATAA